A part of Brassica rapa cultivar Chiifu-401-42 chromosome A05, CAAS_Brap_v3.01, whole genome shotgun sequence genomic DNA contains:
- the LOC103866676 gene encoding protein MEI2-like 2 isoform X2: MVSSISVGGDSKKMEVEPKESLSAADLDMPSLELRSTETFNGGSASDLSMFSSSLPTLLHEKLNMTDSDSWLSLDDKLGVGNSENDSLEDVEPDSLETLLPEDENELLPGLIDELNFNGLPDELEDCDVFCTGGGMELDVESQDNHAANAFASRKCPNTSGRVSVEHPNGEHPSRTLFVRNINSSVEDSELTALFEPFGEIRSLYTACKSRGFVMISYYDIRASHAAMRALQNTLLRKRTLDIHFSIPKENPSEKDMNQGTLVIFNVDTTVSNDELLKLFGAHGEIREIRETPNRSFHRFIEYYDVRDAESALKALDRSEIGGKCIKLELSRPGGARRVSVPSTSQDLDRNEVANFFNQVANSPPGNWPVGSPPSHAFPRPHGLCNMPGLASILPGHQPSRYQGLLNHPNQTILNKGLMHNVAYGQPHSLPEHIGGGISNSMRFIAPPHSSGFGTSSDNRYRWGSPPQHMNYPGYTDASSSSSKHGFPFSERQGSLLGKYQHHVGSAPSSSHFNNHMIPFGFGDMGVDKSYPNAHGQANVGVNFTGSGMSLLPTVPFGGSRGLQSVRREPFAEEGRITHFETQLTDGGRYHIDLDRIATGDDTRTTLIIKNIPNKYTYMMLVAEIDEKHKGDYDFLCLPIEFKNKCNMGYAFVNMVSPLHIVPFQQTFNGKVWENFNSGKVASLAYAEIQGKSALASYMQNPSPMKDEKHLFPQVSHYNDDDGQDSNDQKQPFSSIWNITTPDPDWSYTNSRENINSKNIVEESS, translated from the exons atggtTTCCTCCATCTCAG ttggTGGTGACTCCAAAAAGATGGAGGTAGAACCAAAGGAATCACTCTCTGCTGCTG ATTTAGACATGCCATCTTTGGAGCTTAGATCAACTGAAACTTTTAATGGAGGCAGTGCAAGTGATCTGAGCATGTTCTCTAGCTCATTACCTACACTTCTTCATGAAAAGC TGAACATGACTGATTCAGATAGCTGGCTCTCACTTGATGATAAACTTGGCGTAGGAAACTCAGAGAATGATTCTTTGGAAGATGTTGAACCTGATTCTTTAGAGACCTTGCTTCCTGAAGATGAGAATGAGCTCCTTCCCGGCCTCATTGACGAGCTTAATTTCAACGGGCTGCCTGATGAACTCGAAGACTGTGATGTTTTCTGTACTGGAGGGGGTATGGAGTTGGATGTTGAATCCCAAGATAACCATGCTGCAAATGCATTTGCTTCTCGTAAATGCCCCAATACATCAGGCAGAGTTTCAGTAGAACATCCAAACGGTGAGCATCCTTCAAGGACACTCTTTGTAAGGAACATCAACAGCAGTGTCGAGGATTCAGAGTTAACCGCTCTCTTTGAG CCGTTTGGGGAGATCAGGAGTTTGTACACTGCATGCAAAAGCAGAGGGTTTGTAATGATATCTTACTATGACATCCGAGCTTCTCATGCTGCAATGCGTGCATTACAGAACACGCTCTTAAGAAAAAGGACACTGGACATTCACTTCTCCATTCCTAAA GAGAATCCGTCAGAGAAGGACATGAACCAAGGAACGCTTGTGATATTTAATGTGGACACAACAGTATCAAACGATGAGCTTCTTAAGCTGTTTGGTGCCCATGGTGAAATAAGAGAG ATTAGAGAAACTCCAAACAGGAGTTTCCACAGGTTCATTGAGTACTATGATGTTAGAGATGCAGAGTCAGCTCTAAAAGCACTTGACAGAAGCGAGATTGGTGGTAAATGTATAAAGCTCGAACTTAGCCGTCCTGGTGGAGCTCGTCGAGT CTCGGTGCCGTCCACAAGTCAAGATTTGGACAGAAACGAAGTTGCAAATTTCTTCAACCAAGTAGCTAATTCTCCACCTG GTAACTGGCCAGTAGGCAGTCCTCCTTCTCATGCCTTTCCAAGGCCACACGGTCTATGTAATATGCCTGGATTGGCTTCGATTCTCCCTGGCCACCAGCCTTCTCGCTACCAAGGGCTATTAAACCATCCAAACCAAACTATTCTTAATAAGGGATTGATGCACAACGTCGCCTATGGGCAGCCTCACTCGTTGCCAGAGCATATAGGAGGTGGAATTTCAAACTCCATGAGGTTTATAGctccaccacactcttcagggTTTGGGACTTCATCTGATAACCGCTATCGGTGGGGAAGCCCTCCTCAGCATATGAACTATCCTGGTTACACTGatgcttcatcatcatcatctaagcaTGGTTTTCCATTTTCTGAGAGGCAAGGTTCATTACTTGGGAAGTACCAGCATCATGTTGGCTCTGCTCCTTCAAGCAGTCATTTTAATAACCATATGATACCATTTGGATTTGGGGATATGGGAGTCGACAAAAGCTATCCCAATGCTCATGGACAAGCCAACGTTGGTGTGAACTTCACTGGCTCCGGCATGTCTTTGTTACCAACAGTTCCTTTTGGTGGGAGTAGAGGATTACAATCAGTAAGACGTGAACCTTTTGCTGAGGAAGGTAGGATCACACACTTTGAGACTCAGCTCACAGATGGTGGGCGGTATCATATTGACTTGGATAGAATTGCTACTGGAGATGATACTCGGACTACATTAATCATTAAAAACATCCCAAACAA GTATACTTACATGATGCTGGTGGCTGAGATTGACGAGAAGCACAAGGGAGACTATGACTTTCTTTGCTTACCTATAGAATTTAAG AATAAGTGCAACATGGGTTATGCTTTTGTCAACATGGTTTCTCCATTGCACATTGTTCCCTTCCAACAG ACTTTCAATGGTAAAGTATGGGAGAACTTCAACAGTGGGAAAGTTGCTTCATTGGCATATGCAGAGATACAAGGAAAGTCAGCACTTGCTTCATACATGCAGAATCCAAGTCCTATGAAGGACGAGAAGCATCTGTTTCCACAAGTCTCTCACTacaatgatgatgatggtcaagACTCTAATGATCAG AAACAGCCCTTTTCAAGCATTTGGAACATAACAACGCCTGATCCAGATTGGTCTTACACGAACTCAAGGGAGAATATTAACTCCAAGAACATTGTAGAAGAGTCTTCTTAA